One stretch of Cyclopterus lumpus isolate fCycLum1 chromosome 10, fCycLum1.pri, whole genome shotgun sequence DNA includes these proteins:
- the tmsb2 gene encoding thymosin beta: protein MSDKPDMTEIASFDKAKLKKTETKEKNPLPTKETIEQERKGDATP, encoded by the exons ATGTCCGACAAGCCCGACATGACTGAGATCGCCAGTTTCGACAAGGCAAAGCTGAAGAAGACGGAGACGAAAGAAAAGAACCCTCTGCCCACCAAAGAGA ccatcgagcaagagaggaaagGCGATGCCACACCTTGA